From a region of the Rhinopithecus roxellana isolate Shanxi Qingling chromosome 8, ASM756505v1, whole genome shotgun sequence genome:
- the MBD3L1 gene encoding methyl-CpG-binding domain protein 3-like 1 — protein MGKSSQRKQRDCVNQCKSKPGLSTSIPLRMSSYTFKRPVTRITPHPGNEVRYHQWEESLEKPQQVCWQKRLQGLQAYSSAGELLSTLDLANTLQKLVPSYTGGSLLGDLTGGLEHSCPMPHLACSSDVVEIVPREGVGISQLLCKQFLVTEEDIRKQEWKVKTVRERLAIALIADGLANEAEKVRDQEGCPEKRYERKGRWCR, from the coding sequence ATGGGCAAGAGTTCACAGAGGAAGCAACGTGACTGTGTAAACCAATGCAAATCAAAGCCTGGCTTGAGCACCTCAATCCCTCTGAGAATGTCCAGCTACACATTCAAGAGGCCAGTTACGAGGATTACACCCCATCCTGGCAATGAGGTCAGATACCATCAATGGGAGGAGAGCTTGGAGAAGCCTCAGCAGGTCTGCTGGCAGAAGAGACTGCAAGGACTGCAGGCTTACAGCAGTGCAGGGGAACTTTTAAGTACTTTGGATCTTGCCAATACTTTGCAAAAACTTGTCCCTAGTTACACAGGTGGATCTCTGCTGGGAGATCTTACCGGTGGTCTGGAGCACTCCTGCCCCATGCCCCACCTTGCCTGCTCTTCAGATGTGGTGGAGATAGTTCCCAGAGAGGGCGTGGGTATCTCGCAGCTCCTCTGCAAACAGTTTCTGGTCACCGAGGAAGATATCAGGAAACAGGAATGGAAAGTGAAGACAGTCAGAGAGAGACTCGCAATAGCATTGATCGCGGATGGACTCGCTAATGAGGCAGAGAAAGTGAGGGACCAAGAAGGCTGTCCTGAAAAACGCTatgaaagaaagggaagatggTGCAGATGA